In Lactiplantibacillus pentosus, the sequence ATGACATCGGCCGTGGGTGGCACGATCAAGCCTTCACCCGCTGAGCCGCCCCAGTAGACGAGTTGATCAATATATTGCCAATTTGAGAAGACGTTGGCGTCAAACGTGTTGATGCCGCGGGGCGCATTCCCACTGGTCGACGCGTTCATAATCGATAACGCGACGACTTTCATTTTAGGGTCCTGGGTCTTGTTGACGGTCGGAAGCTGCCACTTGTCGATGCGCTTGGCCAGTGGTACGGTCGCAACATTGTATTTGGCCTGCTTATCCATACTGAATTGCCACTTTAGCAGCTGATTAGGAAACCAGTACGGCGCTTCTGGTTGATTATCCATCCCTTTATCCAGACTAGCTTCAGCGGTCTGTCTGTAGCTGACTTTGCCACTAGATTGCTGGCTTGAACATGCTGACAAGCTGAGCGCGGCTATCAGTAGGGCAACCGTACTTGCGATTTGGCGTTGCCGTCTTATTCTCATGATACTGTTCCTCCCTTGATCAAATCTGAGTCACCTGACGAAGACGACCATGGTCATGTGGACTAACGATTGAAAGCACCAGATAATGGCGATAAACGGTAATAAATTAGTGCTTCCGAGGTGGCTATCAATCGTCTTGCTGAGTCGTAACGGCTTTGGTAAAGTCCGGCCACACGACCAGGGTCATCTATACATTACTGGTATGTATGATATATAATTTTTTCAGTAAAGGGTATCGACAAATTAAAGGAATTAAGGGACAAAATAAACTAATTGATGACTGAAATGGCGCCAGGTTAGATGGTTTATCTGAATTTACGCTCACAGCCTGGTGTGATTAGGGCGGGGCTGAATCATGAAAAGATGGATGAAAGCGTTATCGATGTTGCTTTTTTTGGATTGATTGAAGTCGTGTAGTATAATGACCTACCAGGAAGGTGATTAGTTATTAAATATAAAGTTGATAATGGTGAGTACCCGACTGGTAAGGACGCTGTCGATCCCAAGCGGGTCAAATATCTGAAGTTAATTAGTAAGTTAGCAACCTTTACTTGTATTGCGATGTACGTGTCGTATATTCCGCAAATTATTGATAATTTTACTGGTAATCCGGTGTCGCCGCTACAACCCCTTGTCGCAATGATCAACGGGATATTATGGACGGGGTATGGCTGGTTCAAGACGTATAAAGACTGGCCAGTCATTATCTCGAATGTCCCTGGGGTTATCTTTGGTTTCATCACCGTTTTAACCGTATATGTTCATTAACTGTAACCGAAAATAGATAATAACAATCAGCCGACAGAATTTTTTGTCAGTTGTATAGCTAATAAATTCCGCCACTTTGTGCTAACATTGACCACAAAATGGCGGAATTTATTATGAATCGGGATTCAAACGTGCCAGTCATGTGGCTTAAGGATGACAAGCAAACCGTGTCCATGCAGGACGTGCTAGCCGACTTTGATAAACCGGCTGAAGACGAGTAGACGGGACAGAGTAGCTTTTACAATCGCATTTAAGATTCAATAAAAGTCGCTGCGGTTATAATTGGCAACTGCATTTAAGGTTCAACAAAATAGGACCCGGAATCAATCAACGATGATTGGTCCCGGGTCCTATTAGTCGTTTAGAAACACATTTGCAATGAGTCACTCAATCAACAGCGACGGATTTTGATTTTTAGCTTAATGCTGGTCTAATGCGACTTGGGCTAATAACAAGCCACCGGCAATACCGGAGTTGTTCCCAAGTCCGGCGGGAACGATGTAGTCGTCGAGTGCCGGCACTTCTTCATAGCCGTTTAGATAAGCCGCGAATTTTTCACGAATCATTGGGAAGAGTTGCCGTTGATTCATGACACCACCATTTAAGATGATTTTGTCTGGTGCAAACGCAACGGTCAGATTGACGCAAGCCTGCGCGATATAGTCCGCAATGATTGGCCAGACTGGATCATCGACTGGAATATCCTTACCAGCCATCCCGGTCCGTTTACCGACAGCGGGGCCGGCAGCTAGGCCTTCCAGACAGATGTCGTGGTACGGGCAACTGGATTTAAAATCGTCGCCAGGGAGCCGATTGAGTCGCATGTGGCCGAGTTCAGTGTGGGTCCGACCGTTGAAAATCTGATTATGGCTGATAACGCCCGCACCAACGCCGGTCCCAATCGTCATGTAAATACTGTTCGGGACGTCCTTGGCAATCCCAATCATCGCCTCACCATAGGCGGCTTCGTTGACATCGGTCGTCCAGTAGAATGGAATGTCAAACTGCTGCTTCAAATGGCCGAGAAAGTCGTAGTCGCCCCAGCCAGGCTTAGGCGTGGTCGTAATGTAGCCGTATTTTGGATCTTCCGGATTAACGCCGATTGGCCCGAATGACCCGATCCCAATGGCCGCGACCGGATGGCCTGTAAAATAATCATCGACTGCCGCCATGGTTTCCGCTGGGGTGGTCGTCGGGATTGAAATCCGGTCACTAACTTGTCCTTGTTCATCGCCAATCGCACAAACAAATTTTGTGCCACCAGCTTCAATTGCACCTAAAAGCATCGTGTGCCTCCTGTGGATAAAAATATAGTTTTATTAATAAATAGTATACTCTTATTTAATAGCTTTGTTAACGATTACATTAACATTAGCACGCGTCTAGCTCACAGTTGAAATCCGGGCATCGAACTGGTGCTTATAAATTAACCGCGGCAGTCGCATCCGCTGCCGGTTCCGTCAATGCAATCAGTTGCTCGCCCGCCTGAACATCGGTGGCATTTAAACGCTCAACATTAGCGTAACTAGCGGTATTAGTGACCACGACCATGACGGTTGGATCATAGTTAGCGGCTTTCAAGGCGGCCACGTCAAAGGTACCGAGTAAGTCACCTTGATGAACGGTATCGCCCTTTTGAACGTTGGCTGTAAAATGTTCGCCCTTCAAGTTGACCGTATCTAATCCTAAATGAATTAGGATTTCAGCGCCGGCAGTCGTTTTGATGCCGTATGCGTGATGGCTATCGTAAGTCACCGTGATGGTACCGTCAGCTGGCGCCAGAACCTGATCAGTGCTAGGGACGATTGCGGCACCGCTACCCATGATTTCAGCTGAAAAGACTTGGTCGTTGACTTGACTTAAAGGTTCACTGGTCCCAGTGACGGGGGCGACGAGGATTTCGTCATTGACGTTGATCGGTGCCTTCGGTGTTTCAGGTTGTTGAACTTGGTCGCGGTCATCGCCGAGGGTTCGTTTTGCATAAATAAAGGTCGGAATAAAGGCGACGACGAACGAAATGACGGCACTAAGCGCGAAGGCTGGAATCGACTTTGAAGCAATTGAGATGAACCCAATGACTGATGCGGGACCCATCGCCACTGATAGGACGTGGAATAGCCCTAGGAAGGCGGAAGCAATTCCAGAAGCAATCGCTGCAAAGACGAATGGATATTTCATCTTCAAGTTGACCCCGAAGATGGCTGGTTCCGTAATTCCGAGTAACGCTGAGACCCCGGCTGAAGAAGTCAGGGCTTTTTGTTTTTGACTTTTAGTGGCAAAGAAAATAGCTAAAGTGGCGGCACCTTGCCCGATGTTGGCCATCGAAGCGACTGGGAAGATAAATGAACCACCAGTCTTGGCGACGTTGGCTAATAATTGCGTTTCGATTGCTGGGAAGGTTTGGTGGAGACCGGTAATCACAATGGCAGAATAGAGTAAGCCAAAGATGCCCATCCCAATCCAGCCAGTGCTGTTATACAGTCCAACTAAGCCGTTAGTTAACGCATCACTGACCGTCCGTAAGACTGGTCCGACAATGGTAAAGGTCAAAAAACCGGTGATTACAATTGAAAACATTGGGGTAAATGTGAAGTCAAAAGCCCCTTTAATGTGTTTATGGAAGAATTTCTCAAGGGTAGCTAAAATGAAGGCAACCCCTAAGACTGGTAGTACCTGACCTTGATAACCGGCTTGGGCCACGTGAAGTCCAAAGACGTTCCAGTAAACCATCTTACCGGCGGCCATGGTCGTCGCAACGTTATAGCCATTAACAAGTGATGGTAAGACCATGATCATCCCCATCGTCGCACCGAGGAAAGGATTACCACCGAAGCGCTTGGTTGCTGAGAAACCGAGCAGAATCGGCAAGAAGGTAAATGGGGCACTAGCCATCGCATTGATCATTTCAGCGATGCCTTTCAACCCTGGATAGACTTCAACTACGGATTTGGCCATGAAAAGATGTTCGGCGGTCAGCACGTTGTTGAGCGCCATTAAAAGCCCACCGGCAACTAATGCGGGCACGATTGGAATGAAAATATCTGATAAGACTTTTAGAAAGTCCATCAGTGGATTGCGTTTTTTACCAGCGGCCGCGACTGCCTTAATATCATCAGGAGTCGCTTCCTTGAGGCCAGTCTTGGCAATGAGGGCATCGTAGACTTTGTCGACATCGCCGGGGCCAATAATGATTTGGTATTGGCCGTTGGTTTCGAAGGTCCCCTTGACGTCAGCATCGTTGTCTAGGGCAGTCTGATCGATTTTAGATTCATCCTTGATGACTAAACGGAGGCGCGTCGCACAATGGGCGGCCGCCTGAATATTGGTCTTGCCGATGGCCTTGAGGACGCGATCTGCAACTTCTTGATGATTCATGGTGGTTCACTCCCTGGTATCGAAATTTTGAATTTAAGTTAGTTTTGCAAGCGCTTTACAAATCCAATCATAACAAGTTCTAGTTTTATGTCAAGCGTTTGATATAAAATAATTTGGCTTTTAAATCACGTTATAAGCGTCCAATGTGAAAACTAATCACAAAAAATGTCATACGTTTGACATAACGATGTAAGCGGTTTTATAATGGAGTCACTTAATTCAAACGATAAAAGGAGCTCAATCGGCATGCAATGGAATCGTAAAATGCGTTATACCCCCTATAATCAGTGGCCAGCGACTAAATTACCGCAACTGGCGGCCCAAGCTCGGCAATCCAAGTGGCGGATGCAGCACCACATTCAACCCGCATCCGGTCTGTTAAATGATCCCAATGGCTTTTCATATTTTAATGGGCAGTGGCACTTGTTCTATCAAAGTTTCCCATTCGGGCCTGTCCATGGCCTGAAATCTTGGCAGCACGTGACTTCCGACAACTTAGTCGACTGGCACGACGAAGGCCTAGCGATTGCGCCAGATACGCCGTATGACTCGCACGGGGCCTATACGGGGACGGCGCTGCCCGTTGGTGACCGCTTATTCATTATGTATACCGGCAATGTCCGCACCGCTGACTGGCAACGTGAAGCGTACCAGATTGGCGCGTGGATGACGGCGGATAACCAAATCCATAAATTAGACCAACCGCTGATTTCCCACGCACCAGCGGGGTACACGAGCTCATTTCGAGACCCCGACCTCGTCAAGACTGACCACGGTTACTACGCATTAATTGGCGCACAAACAACCGATGAGCAGGGCGCACTCTTAGTTTATTATTCAGAAGACCTTTCGAAATGGGACTGTCGTGGCGCAGTCAATGTTCCTGAAGCCGCGCGTGGTTACATGATCGAATGCCCGAATATCGTGTGGATCGATCAACAACCCGTCCTACTATTCTGCCCACAAGGCTTGTCGCAGCAGACGCTGGCTTATCAGAATATTTATCCAAACACGTCTCTAGTCGCTGAAGAATTTGATTTAGACCAGGCCAAATTGACTGGTGCGAAAGCCTTACATCAGTTAGATGAAGGCTTTGATGTCTACGCGACGCAGGCCATCAACGCACCAGATGGGCGGGCTTTAGCTGTGAGTTGGATTGGTCTACCAGAAGTTGCCTACCCAACTGATCAGGAGAACTGGGCCCACTGCTTGAGTTTCGTGAAAGAACTGACCTTGAAAGACGGCCACCTCTACCAGAATCCAGTGGCGGAAGTTGATCAATTACGCACGACAGACCAACCACTGACACTGGACCCTCATAATACAGCAACGGTCGCTGATTTGGAGGGTAGCTTTGAGCTCCTGATGACGGTTGCGGCTGACGAAACGAGTACGGTGCGGGTGGCGGATACCCATAATCGGGGGGCGCTAATCGTTACCGTTGATGCCCGAGCAGGCCAAGTCGTCATTGACCGCAGTCAAACTGGACACCCGTTTGCAGAAGACTACGGTCAGACTCGGACTGCTCAAGTAAAGCCGCACACGGCAATCAACATTCGGCTCATGATAGATGTATCGGTCTTTGAATGCTATATTGATAGTGGTTATTCTGTGATGACCGGACGCTTTTTCTTAGCGGACACACCAACGCAACTGAACATAGAAGCAAGTTCGTCAGCGGCGGTCACTGGTAAAGTCTGGAAATGGCGCCAATCAGAGCATATTGGAGCGAATGAATATGAAGCCAAAATTAAATGATGTGGCTAAGCTGGCCGGTGTCTCACCGACCACGGTGTCACGCGTGATCAACAATCACGGCTATTTAAGTGAACAAACGAAAGAAAAAGTCTTCGCAGCGATGCGCGAGTTACATTACCAACCGAACAACATGGCGCGGTCGTTGCAGGGGAAGAACACGCAATTGATCGGCGTGATTTTCTCAGATATCAGCAATCCGTTTTTTGGCGAGCTCGTGTCGCGGATTGAAAAAATCCTGTTTGCGAAGAACTATAAGGTGATTTTATGCAATAGTGCGGATGACCCGCAAAAGGAACGCGACTACCTGCAAATGCTGATGGCCAATCAGGTGGACGGTATCATTGCCGGGGCCCATAACTTAGGCATCGAAGAATATCAGCAGTACGGGCTGCCGATTATTTCATTTGACCGCTACCTATCCGACAACATTCCCATCGTGAGCTCGGATAATTACCATGGCGGTTGGTTGGCTGCTCAAACGCTACATCAGGCTGGTGCGAAAAGCATCGCGATTTTTACTGGTAAATCATACGCGGGTTCGCCGACAAATGGCCGACGGGAAGGCTATGAAGCGTATTTAGCGGCGGAACAATTGACGCCACACGTACACGAATTACCGTTTGAATTATCACCGGCCTTAAAAATGATGGAAATCAAAACGATCATGTCCCAGCAAAACTACGACGGTATCTTCTGTAGTGATGATTTGACCGCCTTATTGACGATCAACGTCGCCCACCAACTCTCGATTCGGGTGCCAAAAGACTTGCGTGTCGTCGGCTACGATGGCACCGCCTTGATGCGCAACTATCACCCAGAATTAACGACTATCGAACAACCGCTGACGGATATCAGCACGCTGCTCGTATCCCTGTTATTACAGCGAATCGTGGATGCCGATTGTCAGTTGGAATCAAAATACACGTTACCGGTCAAGTTGAGTAAGGGCATTACCGCATAACGAAGGAGTTATGAGCAACATGACAGCAACAATTAAATGGTGGCAACAAGCCGTTGTCTATCAAGTCTATCCGCGGAGCTTTCAAGATACCAATCATGATGGCATCGGCGATTTAAAAGGGGTCACGGCACACCTTGATTATTTACAGCAATTAGGGGTCGACGTCATTTGGTTGAATCCGATTTACCGCTCGCCCAATGATGATAATGGTTATGATATTAGTGACTATCAACAAATCGCCGCAGAATTCGGGACCATGGCGGACTTTGACGACTTGTTAACAGCGGCGCATGACCACGGGATAAAAGTGATTATGGACCTTGTCGTGAACCATACCTCGGATGAACATCCGTGGTTTTTGCAAAGTCGCCAGAGCCGTGATAACCAGTACCGGGATTTTTACTTTTGGCGTTCCGGTAAGGGAGCTGACCAACCGAATAACTGGGAGTCGGCATTTGGCGGTTCAGCGTGGACCTATGATGAGCAGACGCAGCAGTATTATCTGCACAC encodes:
- a CDS encoding SemiSWEET family transporter, coding for MKYKVDNGEYPTGKDAVDPKRVKYLKLISKLATFTCIAMYVSYIPQIIDNFTGNPVSPLQPLVAMINGILWTGYGWFKTYKDWPVIISNVPGVIFGFITVLTVYVH
- a CDS encoding fructokinase, yielding MLLGAIEAGGTKFVCAIGDEQGQVSDRISIPTTTPAETMAAVDDYFTGHPVAAIGIGSFGPIGVNPEDPKYGYITTTPKPGWGDYDFLGHLKQQFDIPFYWTTDVNEAAYGEAMIGIAKDVPNSIYMTIGTGVGAGVISHNQIFNGRTHTELGHMRLNRLPGDDFKSSCPYHDICLEGLAAGPAVGKRTGMAGKDIPVDDPVWPIIADYIAQACVNLTVAFAPDKIILNGGVMNQRQLFPMIREKFAAYLNGYEEVPALDDYIVPAGLGNNSGIAGGLLLAQVALDQH
- a CDS encoding sucrose-specific PTS transporter subunit IIBC, with the translated sequence MNHQEVADRVLKAIGKTNIQAAAHCATRLRLVIKDESKIDQTALDNDADVKGTFETNGQYQIIIGPGDVDKVYDALIAKTGLKEATPDDIKAVAAAGKKRNPLMDFLKVLSDIFIPIVPALVAGGLLMALNNVLTAEHLFMAKSVVEVYPGLKGIAEMINAMASAPFTFLPILLGFSATKRFGGNPFLGATMGMIMVLPSLVNGYNVATTMAAGKMVYWNVFGLHVAQAGYQGQVLPVLGVAFILATLEKFFHKHIKGAFDFTFTPMFSIVITGFLTFTIVGPVLRTVSDALTNGLVGLYNSTGWIGMGIFGLLYSAIVITGLHQTFPAIETQLLANVAKTGGSFIFPVASMANIGQGAATLAIFFATKSQKQKALTSSAGVSALLGITEPAIFGVNLKMKYPFVFAAIASGIASAFLGLFHVLSVAMGPASVIGFISIASKSIPAFALSAVISFVVAFIPTFIYAKRTLGDDRDQVQQPETPKAPINVNDEILVAPVTGTSEPLSQVNDQVFSAEIMGSGAAIVPSTDQVLAPADGTITVTYDSHHAYGIKTTAGAEILIHLGLDTVNLKGEHFTANVQKGDTVHQGDLLGTFDVAALKAANYDPTVMVVVTNTASYANVERLNATDVQAGEQLIALTEPAADATAAVNL
- a CDS encoding sucrose-6-phosphate hydrolase produces the protein MQWNRKMRYTPYNQWPATKLPQLAAQARQSKWRMQHHIQPASGLLNDPNGFSYFNGQWHLFYQSFPFGPVHGLKSWQHVTSDNLVDWHDEGLAIAPDTPYDSHGAYTGTALPVGDRLFIMYTGNVRTADWQREAYQIGAWMTADNQIHKLDQPLISHAPAGYTSSFRDPDLVKTDHGYYALIGAQTTDEQGALLVYYSEDLSKWDCRGAVNVPEAARGYMIECPNIVWIDQQPVLLFCPQGLSQQTLAYQNIYPNTSLVAEEFDLDQAKLTGAKALHQLDEGFDVYATQAINAPDGRALAVSWIGLPEVAYPTDQENWAHCLSFVKELTLKDGHLYQNPVAEVDQLRTTDQPLTLDPHNTATVADLEGSFELLMTVAADETSTVRVADTHNRGALIVTVDARAGQVVIDRSQTGHPFAEDYGQTRTAQVKPHTAINIRLMIDVSVFECYIDSGYSVMTGRFFLADTPTQLNIEASSSAAVTGKVWKWRQSEHIGANEYEAKIK
- a CDS encoding LacI family DNA-binding transcriptional regulator — translated: MKPKLNDVAKLAGVSPTTVSRVINNHGYLSEQTKEKVFAAMRELHYQPNNMARSLQGKNTQLIGVIFSDISNPFFGELVSRIEKILFAKNYKVILCNSADDPQKERDYLQMLMANQVDGIIAGAHNLGIEEYQQYGLPIISFDRYLSDNIPIVSSDNYHGGWLAAQTLHQAGAKSIAIFTGKSYAGSPTNGRREGYEAYLAAEQLTPHVHELPFELSPALKMMEIKTIMSQQNYDGIFCSDDLTALLTINVAHQLSIRVPKDLRVVGYDGTALMRNYHPELTTIEQPLTDISTLLVSLLLQRIVDADCQLESKYTLPVKLSKGITA